The DNA region TGCATACCCTGGCATCCGTGGTATCACCAGCCGCAGGCGCACTAATTGTCGGAGCGCTGGGATTCTCCGCCACCTTCGCAAGTCTTGGTTATCTGCTCATTCTATCAGGTGTAATTGCTTGGCTATCCATGCCTAAAGGTTTGACTGAGGTGCAGCATGAAAAAGTGACTGAGCCTCCCACACACAGCAACACGGCTGGGGGAAAAAGCAAATTTCTGCCTGTGTCCTGGCGATACTTTGCTCTGCCACTTGTCATTGCCTGTGCCCAAGGGATTCTTTTTTTTGAATTACCGCTGCGCGGAGGCGGACATTCGTCCATGATGTCTACAGGACTCTTGTTTTCCATCATCAGTATCGGAGCCCTATTTACTCTGAGCATGCTGTTTCTCAATCGGTACTCCCCCAAACTGCGCTTGGTTGCGGGTGTACTGCTCATGGCTTTATGTTTCTTCACCCTGGCAGCAATGCCACAGATTCCTTTATATTCAGTACTCTTCGTTCTGGGGATGTCCAAAGGCATTGTCTTCCCAGCCATGGCAACACTTTTTATTCGGTTAAGTGGTGGAGCAAAGCTAGGACGCATCTTTTCATTGCAATCCATTGCTACCTCCATTGGTTCTTTCATAGGTCCAATCACTGCCGGGCAGCTGCGCGTGGACCTATCTCCATATTTCATTGCCTTTGTATTATTGATGATCGGTATGATGCTGCTCCCTTATTTCACAACCAGACGCGAGGCTCATCTGGCTGATCCCAAAAGCATACTTGGTTAACCGTATCAAGATGATGATTCTACATCTGTACCCTTTGACAACAGAAAGGCTTGTTTTTTTTCCTGGCTTTGCATCATTCCCCCATTTACAGCTAAACTATAATCAGGTCGATTTTCGCTGCAACATTTCCCGGGGAATGTCGACATAAGCTCTCGACCAAGAGGTGAATATGATGCCTATTCATGTCATTGTGGAAGGTAAAAATGACCGCAGCAAACTGAAACGTCTCGTAGGACCCGAAATCAACATTTTGTGCACGTTTGGCACACTGAATTCACTCAAGCTTGAGTCGCTGCGCAAACAGGTTGGTTACGATGAGGTCTACTTATTTATGGATAATGACAGCTCAGGCAAAAAAATCAGAGGTGTGCTTCGGGATGCCTTCCCGGATGCAGTACAGATGTACACACGGCGTGGCTATGCGGGCGTGGAGGGAACTCCCGACGAGTACATTATCGCCCAGTTGGAGAAAGCCGGATTGGAATCGTATATCCAATATCCTGAGTTCCCGTCATTTTAGGAACAAGTAAGAGGCTGCTTGTCAGGGTGTTCAATCTACCCTGGCAAGCAGCCTCTTACTATGACTTGTTCATGTATAAATGCCTCTTCATTCTTTGATCAGATTGCGAATGTCCTCGGCAATGACAGCAGGTTCAACATCCTCAGTATTAAACGCATTATACACCTTGCGCAGCTGATTATTTCGGTCTACCAGTCCAATCATGTTCATATGGGCAAAATTGTCCTTGTTCTCACCCTCAATAAGAATCTGGAACGATTCCTTGGCGAGCTGCTTTGTTTTGTCCATATCCCCCCTCAGGAAATACCAACCCGAATAATCCGCGTGGAATCGGTCTGCGAACTCCTTAATTTTCTCTTTCGTATCTACTTTCGGATCAAACGAAATGGACACAAACGAGACATCCTTGCCAAAGGTATCGTCCTCTTTCAACAGATCCTGCACCTGAGATAACGTAAACGTCGTAATCGGGCATACATCCGGACAGCTGGTGAAATAAAAGTAGAACAAACGCACCTTTCCTTTCGTATCATCCAGAGACACTGTACTTCCATCTACATTTTCCATAGAAAAGGATTGAATCTCCCTAATTTCAGGCAACTTTTCCTTGCTGGCAAATACAGTACCCCACATCAAATACACAGCCATAATCAGTGCGAGCCCCAGCAGCATCCATGTCCATTTATACTTTTTCAACATCATTCTCGTCCCTTCCGTATCAGAGCATATGAATACGCATACATAAAACCTTGCTTGCTATCGATGTTATCTTGAACTTTCCTGAATTGAAATTTTTAATGGAAGTTCCTCATGGTCATTCCACTCTGATGCATATGTATACGAAGAACCCAAGTGTACATAATCACATAGACAATCTTGCCTAAAATACCGCATAATCCGGGCAAACCGAGAATCATGGCATAGGATAAAACGAATTTCGGTGGTAAATGCCCCGTTAGTTATTATTGGTTATATGCATGTTCCATTTCAGGAGATATCAAGTTCGCGGTTTTCCTTGATCTCTTGAGGTTACTTTCTGCTTCAATATAAAGTTTATCACAGGAAAAGGGAAAAGAGTTTGACAATGCTCGTACATTTGCTGGCAAATGAGCTGGATCTTGTCATAACTTTGTTCGTTTAGGGTGTTTTGCTTCTGGGCAAGCGGATAATATACACTATATATGGGTATCACCTAGATAGAGAAGCTATACGCATTAACGATACACCACACAAAGGAGACGTTTATGGATACTTCTACACATTTTGTCATGGGCATTGGTCTGGCTGGTCTGGCTTATGTCGATCCTGTCGTCGCGAGTAGTCCCATGCTCGCAGCAGCCGTCATGATTGGCACTATCGCAGGTTCCCAGGCTCCTGACATCGATACGGCGTTACGTCTCAAAAGCAACTCGCTCTACATCCGGAACCATCGGGGCATGTCCCATTCACTGCCATTTCTCCTGTTATGGGTGCTGCTCATTACCGGGGTTATTGCACTGATCTTCCCGGATGTCGCAATTGGACACGTCGCGGCCTGGACTGCTGTCGCCGTAGGCGTTCACGTTTTTACCGATTTGTTCAATACCTATGGAACCCAAGCAGCACGGCCATTTACAGAACGCTGGATTGCCTGGAACATCATTCATATTTTTGATCCATTTCTATTTACTACACATGTGCTGGCCATTTTGTTATGGGCATTCGATCTGATCGCCCCTGCTCCACTTTTTGTTTCACTGTATATTTTAACTGGTCTGTATTATGTATGGCGGACCATTGCTCGGGCTCAGGCTGTCAGCAAGGTGAAACAGCTCGATAAAAGTAACCCTGCTGGTCATTATATGGTAATTCCGACGATATCCTGGAACCGCTGGCATGTGGTAAAAAGATATGCCGATGGCAGCTATGAGATTGGCAAAATGGATCATGCTGTCCTGATATGGAATCTCCATGCTTCATCGTCCACTCACGCCGCTGTTGCCGCATCACGCGAATCACCTGAAGTCACAGCATTTCTTTACTTCACTTCCTATGCTGTCGCCGAGGTGGAGGAATTGCCAGCAGGATACAAGGTTCGCTGGGCAGATGTGCGTTATCGACACCGCAAACAGTATCCATTTGTCGCTGTGGTCGTTATGGATCGTAATTTTGAAACCATTGACACATATGTCGGCTGGTTAAGCGATGAGAAAATGGATAAGAAACTTTTATCTGCACGCTCTTGACGAAAGATACTTGGAAGGGCACAATCAGACATAGGAACTGATGCGCGAGAAAGCCCGGAGCGTTTCCGCTCCGGGCTTTCTGCTTGTTGCTGACTTGTTAGGATGAATTATTTGCCAGACCCAGCCAGAGACTGCTCAGCGATTTGCACCAGACGTTTGGTGATGTAGCCACCCAGAGAACCTGTCTCACGGGAAGTGTAGTTACCATAGTAACCGTCTTGTGGGATAGTTACACCCAGTTCCTGTGCAGCCTCCATTTTCAATTGTTGCAGTGCTGCAGTCGCTTGAGGTACCACCAAGTTGTTAGAAGAACGAGATCCTTGAGCCATATTTTAAATCTCCTTTCAATCTGTGTCTGTAATGTATTGCAAGCTTGCAAGATTATTATGGCTCGCACGCTTCAGGTTATACGGAATTTCATTAAATTTGTAGGTGGAGGTTTTTCCCAATGAGCAAGGGTTTATCCTTATGGTTTGCATTCTCTTCGATTATGTTGTTAGCGGTTACGGCGATCATGATCTCATACTCTGGCTGGTTGGCTACACTGCTGTTTGTCGTGTCCATTGCTAACATCGGCTGGGGATTCGTTATTCGTGCAAAGAAAGAGCGCCAGGAAGGTCGCTCAGCTTCGGAGACTGCTTCGAGCAGGTAGTTTCACAATAGTCTGCACAACCACATAAAGAGGAGCCGTAACAAGGCTCCTCTTTATTCATGTTAACTATTCATCTACTAAGCATATTTTCCCCTTACCACTTACACCATACGTCTAGGAACAAACCCCATACGTTCTTTAACCTCATTCAGTGTTTGGGAAGCAACTGCTTCTGCGCGTCGTGCTGAAGTTTCCAGGATGTCGGCCAATTCGCCAGACTCACGAATCTCTTGATACCGTTGCTGTAAAGGTTCAATCACAGATACGACCACTTCAGCCAGTTCTTTTTTGAACGGACCATACATTTTGCCTTCATAACGCTCCGCAACTTCCTTCAATGTCAGACCCGCACATTCAGCGTAGATACTCATCAGGTTGCTGACTTCAGGTTTGTTTGTTGGATCATATACAACTTCACGACCGGAATCGGTTGTGGCACGGCTGATTTTTTTGCGGATCACATCCGGCGGATCAAGCAAGGCGATGTAGCTGCCAGCATTAGGATTACTCTTGCTCATTTTCGAAGAAGCATCATCCAGCGACATCACACGAGCACCCACCTGTGGAATATAAGGGTCTGGAATCGTAAAATATTCACCATAACGGTGGTTAAACCGTCCTGCCAGATCCCGTGTTAATTCCAGATGCTGCTTCTGATCTTCACCTACAGGCACCAGGTCAGCATTATAGAGCAAAATATCAGCAGCCATCAAAGAAGGATAAACAAACAACCCAGCGCCAACCGAATCTTTACCTGATGATTTGTCCTTGAACTGCGTCATGCGTTCGAGCTCGCCCATCGAAGTCAGGGTGGTCATCAACCAGCCCAGTTCCGCGTGCTGCGGTACATGGGATTGCAGAAACACATTTGATTTTGACGGATCGATTCCAGCCGCGATAAACAAGGCAGCTACCGCCTCGGATTGCTCACGAAGTGCTGCAGGCTCTTGAGCCACCGTCACAGCATGCAGATCAACCACCATGAAGTGACATTGATAGTCATGCTGCAATTTCACAAAGTTTTTAATTGCCCCGATGTAGTTCCCCAATGTAAGCTTACCACTCGGCTGAATACCTGAAAGTACTGTTTTCATTTCACATAACGCCTCCCTATTTGTTCGTTCCAATTCTCCGCAGACGCAAAAAGGCCCCACATCCGCAAGGGACGTGAGACCGTGGTGCCACCCTTATTCGCATTGCTCCATCCATCCCGATCTAATCAGATCAAGGTGAAGAAATGCCTTCATTTCCCCGTAACGTGGAGTATACGTCCAGTTCTACTGAGGATAGCCCAGGCTCGGACCTTTCCTGTTCAAACCAGCACTCAAGGGTCCATTCGGTAAAGAGTTCACACCGATTCGCATCAACCATCGGCTTTCTGGAGAGAATTCTCTTAACTTACTTATCCCTGTCATCGCTTTGAATATCATTCATAAGATAAAACATATCTTTCAGAATTCCATCTTAATGCGCATAGAGCAGATTGTCAAAATGGGAATAGCTTTTTTTACCCACTTCACAGAAATCTGTTATGATGGAATTGCTTATCCTGATCGCCAGCATTCACTTGGAATGCTAATGGATAGGTGGCATGTACACAATGACACGCCTGCAACGGCAGATAGAAATGGCTGTTTGCAGACAGATTTCAAGTGGGAAAAGGAGCATCGATATGAAAAAAGTGACCAAAGGCCAATGGAATGGTTACGACACGTATATCCTACATAGCCGTGAATTGGAAATTACCTTGCTGCCACGTCTTGGAAATAATATCATTTCCATTCGTGATCTCGTGCAGGGCCGCGATGTCGTTCGCAGTCCGGAAGAAGATGAACTCGCCTTTTATTTGCAGAAGCCGTATCACTTCGGCGTTCCGCTTCTTGTTCCGCCAGGCCGGATTCACCGAGGACAATTCCAGTATGAAGGTGTCCATTACCAATTCGATCAGAATACGGCCAATGACAACCATATTCACGGCCTCCACCGCAGCCAGTCCTGGTGTGTCAGCGACATCGAAGAAGATGAAGATGGCTGTGCAATTACAACGGAATTATTAACTGAAAATGAAGCGCATTGGATGGCTCAATTCCCTATTCCTTTGAAACTTGAGATGACGTTCAGACTGCAAAACGCGGTGTTAAGCCAGCGCCTGCGTGTGACCAATCTGAGCTCTACTCCTGCGCCTTTTGGAATGGGATATCATACATGGTTTCTGCTTGACGGCAAACCTGCGGAATGGACACTTCAACTTCCGGTATCCGGAATTTACGCTCAGAATGAAGAGCAATTGCCTACAGGGGAGATAGAATCTCTTGGACATTGGTCTGCATTGAACGAAGGCATCAACATGCAGGGACGAAACTGGGATACCATTTTGAAAGCGGCTGAAGGGCAGCCAGCGGTAGCTCACTTGCGCAGGCAGGATGGATATACGCTGAAATATTCAGCAGATGAAGCATTTTTCAAACATTGGGTCCTCTTTACAAAGGGCGAATCCGATCAATTTCTGTGTATTGAACCCTACACATGGCTTCCTGATGCACCCAATTTGAATTTAACAGACGAGCAGACGGGACTGATTCGTCTGGAACCCGAACAGCCGGTTGAGCTTTTCACACGTATTGAGATTGTTCTGCCAACCGAGTAGTAATCTTGTACTCTCAGGTTTTTTTAGAGGACACAGTCCCTATATTTACCTTATATTTCACACTGCCGATCCATACTGGGTCGGCTTTTTCTATGCAACAGCTCGTCATTTTTGTCCAAATTTTACCTTACACCATATCATGTATATTTCCTCATTCTCTAACCATACTAACATCACCAAGCCATAAGGAGGTGACACACATGTACGGAGGTCAAAACCAAGGTAGCGGAAGCCGCTCCAACAATCTGGTTGTTCCCCAAGCAACAGCAGCATTGCAACAATTGAAAATGGAAGCTGCACAAGAACTGGGTGTAACGATTCCCCAAGATGGTTACTACGGTAACTACACTTCCCGTGAGACAGGTTCTCTGGGTGGTTACATCACTAAACGTCTGGTGCAAATCGCTGAGCAGCAATTATCGGGTCGTTCGTAAGCTCGTAATTCGTGCTCCGTTATCTAAGTACAAAAGCGGCCTTCCCCGGAAGTGCCGCTTTTCCTTTGTGCTTATATTACTATTATGAAGTCGACTCCATGCCTGAATCCATGTATGTATTGGTTCTAGGATAACGAATCATCAGGTTCGCCATATTATAGTTTGACTCCATCGTAGCATCAACCAGAATCATACCCTGTCTTACTGTAAAGTCATATGCAATTTCTCCGTGCGTCCAATTCCGTTTAAATTTCAAAGTCTCCAGTGCCATTGCGCGGAACGAAGAGCGTTGAATTTCGTTCAAGCCACCGTCCTCCACTTCCATTTGTCCATCACGTCCGGTTATCGGATTATGTCGAATTCCAAACTTTCCAATTACATTATTTCGTATTTGCACAAAAACTACACCTGAATCTAACCCTGACAATTCATAATCAAGCTCTTTGAACACCAAATCCAACTGTCGTGCTAATGAAAGCTGGTCAATTTTTACCATAACGCTCCTCCTTTATGCACTTCATCCTACAAAACAAGGACTTACGACTCATTATATGACAACAATTGGGGCCATTCAACAAATACAAACAAACTTGGGTAAATATAACTACAATTTGCACAATTAGTTGCCATTTTGCATTCTTCAAGTGAGTTTTTTCTCTGAATTGCGACAAATTATTCAATTTCAACTACATTCATAAATAACAAAAAAAAGACTGCAACCCCATGTGTATCACATCGAATTGCAGCCTCATTTCATATATAGGCATACGATTTATTTTGCTGTTTCCGTCATCTCAAGGAATTGCTCAATATCGGCAATGACCAAGTCCGCTGCATTTTGCCAGAAATCAGGTTGAGTAAGATCCGTACCCAGATGTTTCTGCGCAAGCTCCTCTACCGACATGCGTCCTGTATCTCGTAACAAATCATCATATTTATCCGCAAAGGCTGTACCTTCCTGCTGTGCTTTGGCATAAATACCCGCACTGAACATATAGCCAAAGGTATATGGGAAGTTGTAGAATGGCACACCTGTCAGATAGAAAT from Paenibacillus sp. JNUCC-31 includes:
- a CDS encoding metal-dependent hydrolase, coding for MDTSTHFVMGIGLAGLAYVDPVVASSPMLAAAVMIGTIAGSQAPDIDTALRLKSNSLYIRNHRGMSHSLPFLLLWVLLITGVIALIFPDVAIGHVAAWTAVAVGVHVFTDLFNTYGTQAARPFTERWIAWNIIHIFDPFLFTTHVLAILLWAFDLIAPAPLFVSLYILTGLYYVWRTIARAQAVSKVKQLDKSNPAGHYMVIPTISWNRWHVVKRYADGSYEIGKMDHAVLIWNLHASSSTHAAVAASRESPEVTAFLYFTSYAVAEVEELPAGYKVRWADVRYRHRKQYPFVAVVVMDRNFETIDTYVGWLSDEKMDKKLLSARS
- a CDS encoding SCO family protein; this translates as MLKKYKWTWMLLGLALIMAVYLMWGTVFASKEKLPEIREIQSFSMENVDGSTVSLDDTKGKVRLFYFYFTSCPDVCPITTFTLSQVQDLLKEDDTFGKDVSFVSISFDPKVDTKEKIKEFADRFHADYSGWYFLRGDMDKTKQLAKESFQILIEGENKDNFAHMNMIGLVDRNNQLRKVYNAFNTEDVEPAVIAEDIRNLIKE
- a CDS encoding toprim domain-containing protein, whose product is MPIHVIVEGKNDRSKLKRLVGPEINILCTFGTLNSLKLESLRKQVGYDEVYLFMDNDSSGKKIRGVLRDAFPDAVQMYTRRGYAGVEGTPDEYIIAQLEKAGLESYIQYPEFPSF
- the trpS gene encoding tryptophan--tRNA ligase, with translation MKTVLSGIQPSGKLTLGNYIGAIKNFVKLQHDYQCHFMVVDLHAVTVAQEPAALREQSEAVAALFIAAGIDPSKSNVFLQSHVPQHAELGWLMTTLTSMGELERMTQFKDKSSGKDSVGAGLFVYPSLMAADILLYNADLVPVGEDQKQHLELTRDLAGRFNHRYGEYFTIPDPYIPQVGARVMSLDDASSKMSKSNPNAGSYIALLDPPDVIRKKISRATTDSGREVVYDPTNKPEVSNLMSIYAECAGLTLKEVAERYEGKMYGPFKKELAEVVVSVIEPLQQRYQEIRESGELADILETSARRAEAVASQTLNEVKERMGFVPRRMV
- a CDS encoding aldose 1-epimerase, translated to MKKVTKGQWNGYDTYILHSRELEITLLPRLGNNIISIRDLVQGRDVVRSPEEDELAFYLQKPYHFGVPLLVPPGRIHRGQFQYEGVHYQFDQNTANDNHIHGLHRSQSWCVSDIEEDEDGCAITTELLTENEAHWMAQFPIPLKLEMTFRLQNAVLSQRLRVTNLSSTPAPFGMGYHTWFLLDGKPAEWTLQLPVSGIYAQNEEQLPTGEIESLGHWSALNEGINMQGRNWDTILKAAEGQPAVAHLRRQDGYTLKYSADEAFFKHWVLFTKGESDQFLCIEPYTWLPDAPNLNLTDEQTGLIRLEPEQPVELFTRIEIVLPTE
- a CDS encoding O-methyltransferase, with product MVKIDQLSLARQLDLVFKELDYELSGLDSGVVFVQIRNNVIGKFGIRHNPITGRDGQMEVEDGGLNEIQRSSFRAMALETLKFKRNWTHGEIAYDFTVRQGMILVDATMESNYNMANLMIRYPRTNTYMDSGMESTS
- a CDS encoding alpha/beta-type small acid-soluble spore protein — translated: MAQGSRSSNNLVVPQATAALQQLKMEAAQELGVTIPQDGYYGNYTSRETGSLGGYITKRLVQIAEQSLAGSGK
- a CDS encoding alpha/beta-type small acid-soluble spore protein; translation: MYGGQNQGSGSRSNNLVVPQATAALQQLKMEAAQELGVTIPQDGYYGNYTSRETGSLGGYITKRLVQIAEQQLSGRS
- a CDS encoding MFS transporter, whose translation is MKTAIWLYLFLFLAVFDLHAQYPILTPFAISLGAAPTFIGWMMGIYSLTHLPGNLIAGTQIDKHGSRRYIVFSLMGAGIILLIQAQIHTPWQLLALRSISGFVLAFLSPACLALLAQLSNDPIKQGKYMSGHGVVHTLASVVSPAAGALIVGALGFSATFASLGYLLILSGVIAWLSMPKGLTEVQHEKVTEPPTHSNTAGGKSKFLPVSWRYFALPLVIACAQGILFFELPLRGGGHSSMMSTGLLFSIISIGALFTLSMLFLNRYSPKLRLVAGVLLMALCFFTLAAMPQIPLYSVLFVLGMSKGIVFPAMATLFIRLSGGAKLGRIFSLQSIATSIGSFIGPITAGQLRVDLSPYFIAFVLLMIGMMLLPYFTTRREAHLADPKSILG